The following proteins are co-located in the Betta splendens chromosome 9, fBetSpl5.4, whole genome shotgun sequence genome:
- the gcn1 gene encoding eIF-2-alpha kinase activator GCN1 isoform X2 codes for MAADTQVSETLKKFAVKVTTASVKERKEIFGELKQCIKGKELPEPAVKGLCKLFCLTAHRYRDAASRREVLSVIGQLADSQPDILVSSLLHCLLNSGVLCKNGQPSKSSGSAAFIGFSWTCLLVLRVFSDSDKREGPIWKKLVEVQSLLVAEVVGGARTTAQKSCLKNVSHLWQDNPGLVDQYISTLLSLDQSPITLPMLGMCLDFCAAQKDKTTIEKHKSAVLDLYVKSVLMSKTKPQQHILDKTRFLLRHVSHSEFRELLLPTVQKTMLRSPENAMQTISCLLSSVTLDLSQYAMDIGKAIASQLKANNTQLMEEAVQAMQNLARQCSDPTAVQDIVSHLFKILGGSEGKLTVVAQKMSVLSGIASCSCHAVTGTSSQTLSSAVTVMFVPFLQQEVHEGTLVHAVSVLAQWSNRLTVEVPTAFLDWLKKAFTLKTCTSLVRHAYLQAMLGAFKGDTLSQVSDLMPLLIQTVEKAVAQNSQNALLAEAVAASVLLSRLALLETLPETKFSSFWNMVLDEKKPLFTTEKFLSQANEETLLTVLLFCERLFLDHAHRLNASKSQMYHRATVAVLLSRSWHVRKRAQQSIKKLLSSLGGFSLAHGLLGELRVVINKHKVLTQDVLVSDSGELTELGRSYVPPRFLLDVLCVVSSSAGQWGDSTETENLAMELLIVTHHPSIVEARRGLWPVLLSSMNIKAEEFIEKNLEVILTHLLEVNADNQAVKNAVGALSALSPNKLLPRVISHVTKGLAQPALLQVTREEYAIMLTPEGQLYDNSIIQSAQKESTKKVNMKRENKAYSYKEQIIELELQEELKKKKGIKEEVQLTSKQKEMIQVQLDREAAIRKRLQGLNEELMSVVGLLEATLVERPAQITRELPSVLQVLMPLLHSPLAAPCIQKVFLDIGVCLMPKALHSLAVLVGHVTLRLMKPECDLDKAWGQEDLNTAAHRTLVLLHNYTVPQRDGKTTEVAPLSAPAFSFCFPLLNTTLRDSSGSTEEAENIMTRALQVINEHSQLRASTESDDLVIDENGPELLPRVNMLQLLTRIISTGTPRLQVLASQCLTALCASAGGGEGCTVAEQPEIDVLLDALMSPCFVVRDAALRGLLEMEFALPTDSTEASGLNLLCRLWVARFDVEEEGRALAEKLWESLDLELVSDLCSLLIGDITHHEEAVRSAAAEALSSAVSQYTDQSAAVLGQLTELYHQKLYRPPPVLDALGRVISEAPPDQWEARCGIALALNKLSQYLNESQVTPLFLFFVPDALNDRHAEVRRCMLDAALSALNTHGKDNVSSLLPVFEEFLKNAPQDASYDSVRQSVVILMGSLAKHLDKSDPKVKPIVAKLITALSTPSQQVQESVAGCLPPLVPAIKEDAAGIVRNLLQLLLESDKYAERKGAAYGLAGLVKGLGILALKQQDIMTTLTDAIQDKKNFRRREGALFAFEMLCNMLGKLFEPYVVHVLPHLLLCFGDGNQYVREAADDCAKAVMRNLSAHGVKLVLPSLLVALEEESWRTKAGSVELLGAMAYCAPKQLSSCLPSIVPKLTEVLTDSHVKVQKAGQQALRQIGSVIRNPEILAITPILLDALTDPSRRTHTCLQTLLDTKFVHFIDAPSLALIMPIVQRAFQDRSTDTRKMAAQIIGNMYSLTDQKDLSPYLPSVIPGLKASLLDPVPEVRTVSAKALGAMVKGMGESCFDDLLPWLMETLASEQSSVDRSGAAQGLAEVMAGLGVEKLDKLMPDVVQTASKVDIASHVRDGYIMMFIYLPLTFGERFTPYVGPIIPCILKALADENEYVRDTALRAGQRIISMYAETAIALLLPELEQGLFDDLWRIRFSSVQLLGDLLFHISGVTGKMTTETASEDDNFGTAASNKAIIAALGAERRNRVLSGLYMGRSDTQLVVRQASLHVWKIVVSNTPRTLREILPTLFSLLLGFLASTCPDKRTIAARTLGDLVRKLGEKILPEIIPILEEGLRSDKSDERQGVCIGLSEIMKSTSKDAVLVFSESLVPTVRKALCDPLEEVREAAAKTFEQLHATIGHQALDDILPTLLKQLDEEETAEFALDGLKQVMAVKSRSVLPYLVPKLTAAPVNTRVLAFLSAVAGDALTRHLGVILPAILSSLKGKLGTEDEAQELCNCQTVILSVEDEVGQRIIIEDMLEATRSTDPGLRQAAVTILNAYFARTRLDYSSHTRTLLSGLIRLLNDSNPEVLSQSWDTINSITKKLDASSQLALIDDLHRDIRSAAADVKGDHLPGFCLPKKGVTCILPVLREGVLTGSPEQKEEAAKALGAVIKLTSPEALRPSVINITGPLIRILGDRFAWTVKSALLETLTLLLAKVGIALKPFLPQLQTTFLKALLDSSRAVRLRAAEALGQLVSIHTKVDPLFIEQLSAIRNAEDSGVRETMLQALRFVIQGAGSKVDSTIRKNITTTLLSMLGHDEDATRMASAGCVGELCAFLSEEELRSMLLQHVLDISGVDWMVRHGRSLALAIAVKCASEKLCGSEYCEPVTETILANATADRIPIATSGIRALGYLMRHHLRTQGGSSISQRIITQFVKCLQNQSSDIRLVAERVLWWVFKDPATPSMEGSLIKPVLKSLLDNTKDKNTTVRAQSEHTIVNLLRLRQGEETLQAMTAILDSASNDLLSECHRRSLKKIASLPDSNEEIDDTILT; via the exons ATGGCGGCGGACACGCAG GTTTCAGAGACGCTGAAGAAATTTGCTGTAAAAGTAACTACAGCCAGTGTCAAGGAGCGCAAGGAGATATTTGGAGAGCTAAAGCAGTGTATAAAGGGCAAAG agTTACCAGAGCCCGCCGTTAAAGGACTGTGCAAGCTCTTCTGTCTCACAGCACACAGATACCG GGATGCTGCATCACGCAGAGAGGTACTCTCTGTCATTGGCCAGCTGGCTGACAGTCAGCCTGACATCCTGGTGAGCAGCCTACTCCATTGCTTGCTCAACAGTGGTGTTCTCTGCAAAAATGGACAGCCCAG TAAAAGCTCAGGCTCTGCTGCCTTTATCGGCTTCTCTTGGACCTGCCTTTTAGTACTTCGTGTGTTTTCTGACTCCGACAAAAGAGAAGGGCCGATATGGAAGAAACTG GTGGAGGTTCAGAGCCTTCTTGTGGCTGAAGTAGTTGGTGGAGCTAGGACAACAGCTCAGAAATCATGTCTGAAGAATGTCAGTCACCTTTGGCAAGAC AACCCTGGACTGGTTGATCAGTACATTAGCACTCTGCTGAGTCTAGATCAGAGTCCTATTACCCTGCCTATGCTAGGCATGTGTTTAGACTTTTGTGCAGCCCAGAAGGATAAAACTACAATAGAAAAGCATAAG AGTGCAGTGTTGGACCTGTACGTCAAGTCTGTTCTTATGAGCAAGACAAAACCACAACAGCATATTTTGGACAAAACCAGGTTCTTATTACGTCATGTGTCCCACTCTGAGTtcagggagctgctgctcccTACTGTTCAGAAGACAATGCTTCGTAGTCCAGAGAATGCAATGCAAA cCATTTCCTGCCTGCTGTCTAGTGTGACTCTTGATCTCAGTCAGTATGCCATGGATATTGGAAAGGCCATAGCAA GCCAGTTGAAAGCTAATAACacccagctgatggaggaggcagtCCAGGCCATGCAGAACCTGGCCAGGCAGTGTAGTGACCCCACCGCTGTTCAGGACATTGTCTCACACCTCTTTAAGATCCTCGGGG GATCTGAGGGAAAGTTAACGGTTGTTGCCCAAAAGATGAGTGTGTTGTCAG GGATCGCCAGTTGCAGCTGTCATGCAGTGACAGGAACCTCCAGCCAGACTCTCAGCTCTGCAGTCACTGTAATGTTTGTCCCCTTTTTACAACAAGAAG TGCATGAGGGAACCTTGGTCCATGCAGTGTCAGTGCTCGCCCAGTGGAGCAATCGCCTTACAGTAGAAGTCCCCACTGCTTTCCTGGATTGGTTGAAAAAAGCTTTTACCCTTAAGACTTGCACCTCTCTGGTTCGACATGCTTACCTTCAGGCCATGCTGGGGGCGTTTAAAG GTGACACTCTGTCCCAGGTCTCAGACCTCATGCCCTTGTTGATCCAAACAGTAGAGAAGGCAGTAGCACAAAACTCGCAGAATGCTCTGCTTGCAGAAGCTGTGGCAGCCTCTGTTCTTTTGAGTCGATTGGCTTTGCTTGAGACGCTGCCAG AGACGAAGTTTTCCAGTTTTTGGAACATGGTGTTGGATGAAAAAAAGCCACTTTTCACAACAGAGAAGTTCCTCTCTCAGGCCAATGAGGAAA CTTtgctcacagtgctgctgttttgcGAAAGGCTCTTTTTGGATCATGCCCACAGACTTAATGCCAGCAAATCTCA GATGTACCACCGCGCGACAGTGGCGGTTTTGTTGTCTCGGAGTTGGCATGTGAGGAAGAGGGCACAACAGAGCATCAAGAAGCTACTCTCCTCCCTGGGTGGATTCAGCCTTGCCCACGGCCTTCTTGGAGAACTTCGTGTGgtcattaacaaacacaaa GTTTTAACCCAAGATGTCTTGGTATCCGATTCGGGAGAGCTAACCGAGCTAGGTCGTAGTTATGTACCCCCTCGTTTTCTCCTGGATGTCCTTTGTGTGGTTAGCTCCTCTGCCGGTCAATGGGGTGACTCTACCGAGACAGAGAATTTAGCCATGGAGCTCCTCATAGTCACTCATCACCCATCCATAG TTGAAGCTCGCCGTGGGCTCTGGCCCGTTCTGCTCTCCAGCATGAACATAAAAGCAGAAGAATTCATAGAAAAGAATCTGGAGGTCATTCTGACACATCTACTGGAGGTCAACGCTGACAATCAG gCAGTAAAGAATGCTGTCGGTGCCCTCTCTGCTCTATCCCCCAACAAACTTTTGCCACGGGTGATCAGCCATGTCACCAAGGGGCTTGCTCAACCTGCTTTACTTCAGGTCACCAGGGAGGAGTATGCTATAATGCTGACCCCTGAAGGACAACTGTATGACAACAGCATTATCCAAAG TGCTCAGAAAGAAAGCACCAAGAAAGTCAACATGAAGAGAGAGAACAAGGCTTATTCCTACAAGGAGCAGATCATTGAGCTGGAGTTACAAGAG GAGCTCAAGAAGAAAAAAGGCATTAAAGAGGAGGTGCAGCTAACTAGTAAACAGAAGGAAATGATTCAAGTCCAGCTTGATAGAGAGGCTGCTATTCGCAAGAGACTTCAGGGG CTGAATGAGGAGTTGATGAGTGTGGTGGGTCTGTTAGAAGCTACTCTGGTAGAGAGACCAGCTCAGATCACCAGGGAGCTTCCTAGTGTCCTTCAGGTCCTGATGCCACTGCTACACTCTCCTCTAGCTGCTCCGTGCATCCAGAAGGTCTTCTTGGACATCGGAGTATGCCTTATGCCAAAAGCACTTCATTCTCTAG CTGTACTTGTGGGGCATGTGACTTTGCGGTTAATGAAGCCTGAGTGTGATCTGGACAAGGCCTGGGGACAGGAGGACCTAAATACAGCAGCCCATCGCACATTAGTGCTGCTTCACAACTACACTGTCCCACAGAGAGATGGCAAGACTACTG AAGTTGCTCCGCTGTCTGCTCCAGCCTTTTCCTtttgcttccctctgctcaacACCACCCTCAGAGACTCTtcaggcagcacagaggaggcagagaacatTATGACAAGAGCTTTGCAGGTCATCAATGAACACTCACAGCTTCGAGCCAGCACAGAAAGTGATGACCTTGTGATAGATGAG AATGGCCCTGAACTCCTTCCACGTGTAAACATGCTGCAGCTACTGACAAGAATTATTTCCACTGGCACCCCAAGACTCCAG GTGTTGGCTTCCCAGTGCTTGACTGCCCTGTGTGccagtgctggaggaggagagggctgcACTGTAGCAGAGCAGCCAGAGATAGATGTCCTGCTGGATGCTCTGATGTCACCATGCTTCGTGGTCCGTGATGCTGCTCTCAGG GGATTGTTGGAGATGGAATTTGCATTGCccacagacagcacagaggccAGCGGGCTGAACTTGCTTTGTAGACtttgggttgccaggtttgatgttgaggaggaaggaagagccTTAGCAGAGAA ATTGTGGGAGTCTCTTGATCTGGAGTTGGTCTCTGATCTCTGCTCCCTGCTAATTGGAGACATCACCCACCATGAGGAGGCAGttcgctctgctgcagctgaagctttgTCAAGTGCTGTCTCCCAGTACACAGACCAGTCTGCTGCAGTGCTTGGCCAGTTGACTGAACTCTACCACCAGAAACTTTAT aggCCCCCACCTGTGCTGGATGCCCTGGGCAGAGTCATATCTGAAGCGCCACCTGACCAGTGGGAGGCCAG GTGCGGCATTGCTCTGGCACTGAACAAGCTATCCCAGTACCTGAATGAATCTCAGGTCACCcctctgttcctgttttttgtaCCTGATGCTCTGAACGACCGCCACGCTGAGGTGCGGCGCTGCATGCTGGATGCTGCCCTCTCGGCTCTCAACACCCACGGAAAG GACAACGTGAGCTCCCTGTTACCAGTGTTTGAGGAGTTCCTGAAGAATGCCCCCCAGGACGCCAGCTATGATTCAGTTCGTCAGAGTGTGGTTATCCTTATGGGTTCTTTGGCTAAACATCTGGATAAAAGTGACCCCAAAGTCAAACCCATTGTGGCCAAGCTTATCACTGCACTCTCAACACCATCACAGCAG GTCCAGGAGTCTGTGGCCGGCTGCTTACCTCCTTTAGTTCCTGCGATTAAGGAGGATGCTGCAGGCATCGTACGAAATTTACTCCAGTTGCTACTAGAGAGTGACAAGTATGCAGAGAGGAAAGGAGCAGCCTATGGACTGGCTGGCTTGGTCAAAGGTCTTGGGATTTTGGCACTTAAACAGCAAGACATTATGACTACGCTGACTGATGCCATTCAAGATAAGAAAAACTTCAGACGGAGGGAAG GAGCACTGTTTGCCTTCGAGATGTTGTGCAACATGTTGGGGAAGCTCTTTGAGCCATACGTGGTCCATGTGCTACCtcacctcctgctctgctttggTGATGGTAACCAGTATGTCAGAGAG GCTGCAGATGACTGTGCCAAAGCTGTAATGAGGAACCTCAGTGCCCATGGGGTGAAGCTAGTTCTTCCATCCTTGCTTGTCGCTCTGGAGGAGGAGTCCTGGAGAACTAAAGCAG GCTCAGTGGAGTTGTTGGGTGCAATGGCTTACTGTGCTCCCAAGCAGTTGTCCTCCTGTCTGCCCAGCATCGTGCCGAAACTGACAGAGGTGCTGACTGACTCCCATGTGAAGGTACAGAAAGCTGGCCAGCAAGCCCTTCGACAGATCGGCTCAGTCATCCGCAACCCGGAAATCCTGG CTATCACACCCATCCTGCTGGACGCTCTTACTGATCCATCCAGAAGAACACATACATGCCTGCAGACATTGCTGGACACGAAGTTTGTACACTTCATTGATGCCCCCTCCTTAGCCCTCATCATGCCCATCGTCCAGAGAGCCTTCCAGGATCGGTCAACTGACACTCGCAAGATGGCCGCTCAGATTATTGGCAACATGTACTCCCTCACCGATCAGAAG GATCTGTCACCCTACCTGCCTAGTGTAATTCCTGGACTGAAGGCCTCTCTGCTGGACCCAGTCCCAGAG GTACGAACTGTTTCAGCCAAGGCCCTGGGTGCAATGGTAAAGGGAATGGGTGAATCCTGCTTTGATGACCTTTTGCCATGGTTGATGGAAACCCTGGCCTCTGAACAGAGCTCTGTAGATCGCTCTGGAGCTGCACAAG GTCTGGCTGAGGTGATGGCTGGACTGGGAGTGGAAAAGTTGGACAAGTTGATGCCAGACGTGGTGCAAACAGCCAGCAAGGTGGACATTGCGTCTCATGTCAGGGATGGCTACATCATGATGTTTATCTACCTTCCCCTCACCTTTGGAGAGAGGTTCACTCCCTATGTGGGACCTATCATCCCTTGCATTCTCAAG GCTCTGGCTGATGAGAATGAATATGTCAGAGACACAGCGTTACGAGCTGGACAGCGAATCATTAGCATGTATGCTGAGACTGCCATCGCTCTGCTGCTACCTGAGCTGGAACAGGGTCTGTTCGATGACCTGTGGAGAATCCG GTTCAGCTCTGTACAGCTGCTTGGAGATTTGCTATTTCATATTTCTGGAGTGACAGGAAAAATGACCACAGAGACCGCTTCTGAGGATGACAACTTTGGAACAGCTGCTTCCAATAAG GCTATCATTGCTGCGTTGGGTGCTGAGAGGCGTAACCGTGTCCTCTCTGGCCTCTACATGGGTCGTTCAGACACTCAGCTAGTGGTTCGACAGGCTTCTCTCCATGTGTGGAAGATTGTGGTGTCCAACACCCCCAGAACTCTTCGAGAGATCCTACCaactctcttttctctcttgcTGGGTTTCCTGGCCTCCACATGCCCTGACAAGAGAACG ATTGCTGCCCGGACCCTGGGTGACCTAGTGAGGAAGCTGGGAGAAAAGATTCTGCCTGAGATCATTCCCATTTTGGAGGAAGGACTACGCTCTGACAAGAGTGATGAGAGACAAGGTGTTTGCATCGGCCTGAGTGAGATCATGAAATCCACCAGCAAAGATGCA GTGCTTGTCTTCTCTGAGTCACTGGTTCCCACCGTGAGGAAGGCTCTCTGTGATCCTCTAGAGGAAGTTCGAGAGGCTGCAGCTAAAACCTTTGAGCAGCTCCATGCAACTATTGGCCACCAGGCGCTGGATGACATTCTGCCTACTCTGCTCAAACAGCTG gatgaggaggagacagctGAGTTTGCTTTGGATGGTCTGAAGCAAGTCATGGCAGTGAAGAGTCGTTCTGTGCTGCCTTATCTGGTGCCAAAG TTGACTGCTGCTCCAGTGAACACACGAGTGCTGGCTTTCCTCTCCGCGGTGGCTGGAGACGCTCTGACGCGCCACCTAGGGGTCATCCTGCCCGCCATCCTTTCCTCCCTCAAAGGGAAGCTGGGAACAGAGGATGAAGCACAG GAGTTGTGCAACTGCCAAACAGTGATCCTTTCGGTGGAAGATGAAGTGGGACAGCGTATCATCATAGAGGACATGCTAGAGGCCACACGGTCCACTGACCCAGGCCTTCGACAGGCTGCGGTCACTATCCTTAATGCCTACTTTGCTCGTACACGCCTGGATTACAGTTCCCACACACGCACCCTGCTGTCCGGTCTGATCCGCCTTCTTAATGACTCTAACCCTGAAGTCTTGTCTCAGAGCTGGGACACCATTAATTCCATTACTAag AAACTTGATGCAAGCAGCCAGCTGGCTCTAATTGATGACCTGCATCGAGACATTaggtcagcagctgcagatgtgaaggGGGATCACCTACCAGGGTTCTGTTTGCCTAAGAAG GGCGTGACCTGCATCCTGCCTGTCCTGAGAGAGGGTGTCCTCACTGGCAGCCCTGAGCAGAAAGAAGAGGCAGCTAAAGCGTTAGGAGCGGTCATCAAGCTGACTTCGCCTGAGGCTCTGCGGCCCTCTGTCATCAACATAACTGGACCTCTTATTCGTATTTTGGGAGACCGCTTTGCCTGGACAGTGAAGAGCGCTCTGCTGGAGACTCTTACACTCCTGTTAGCGAAG GTGGGCATTGCCTTAAAGCCCTTCCTGCCTCAGCTGCAGACTACCTTTCTGAAAGCTCTGCTAGATTCAAGCCGTGCAGTGAGGCTGAGGGCTGCCGAAGCTTTAGGCCAACTAGTTTCCATCCACACCAAGGTGGACCCACTTTTCATTGAGCAGCTGTCTGCAATTCGGAACGCTGAGGACTCTGGAGTCCG GGAGACTATGCTTCAAGCCTTAAGGTTTGTCATCCAAGGGGCTGGGTCTAAGGTAGATTCAACAATCCGCAAGAACATCACCACTACATTACTCAGCATGCTGGGACATGATGAG GATGCAACTCGAATGGCTTCAGCAGGCTGTGTTGGTGAGCTGTGCGCCTTCctgtctgaggaggagctgaggagtaTGTTACTTCAGCATGTTTTGG ACATCTCAGGTGTGGACTGGATGGTGCGTCATGGCCGCAGCTTGGCCCTGGCCATAGCGGTCAAGTGTGCTTCCGAGAAGCTGTGTGGAAGTGAATATTGCGAACCTGTGACGGAAACCATTTTAGCGAATGCCACTGCTGACAGG ATACCCATTGCCACCAGTGGCATCAGAGCACTGGGATATCTGATGAGACACCATCTGAGAACACAAGGAGGCAGTAGCATTTCCCAGCGCATCATCACACAGTTTGTCAAG TGTCTTCAGAATCAGTCCAGTGACATCAGACTGGTGGCAGAGCGGGTGCTGTGGTGGGTGTTCAAAGATCCAGCTACACCCTCCATGGAGGGTAGTCTGATCAAGCCTGTGCTGAAGAGTCTGCTTGACAACACCAAGGACAAGAACACCACGGTCAGAGCCCAGAGCGAACACACCATTGTCAACCTGCTACGACTTCGCCAGGGTGAAGAAACCCTGCAG GCTATGACTGCCATTCTGGACTCTGCAAGTAATGACCTATTGTCAGAGTGTCATCGCCGGTCCTTGAAAAAAATCGCCAGCTTGCCAGACTCCAATGAAGAGATAGATGACACCATCCTAACATGA